A single Pedobacter sp. PACM 27299 DNA region contains:
- a CDS encoding metallophosphoesterase family protein, giving the protein MKIAIISDIHANLPALKAVLEDIGSFKPDQVYCLGDLTDAAPWHNEVIELIQELNIPTIMGNHDERIAFDHPVHSLSKHSLAEQKARLAAINFTKQDITAANKAFLSTLPATLKIELQGLHILLVHGSPNSNEEYLYEDADESRLRQLFEQEQVDVILSGHTHLSYLRYLPGSNNQQPKLMINAGSVGRSKEKDRKAAYLQLESIAGISGIQALKPVIRKVAYPMEETIVGIRNSPIPDFYADFFEKEHA; this is encoded by the coding sequence ATGAAAATAGCCATCATTAGCGACATACATGCCAACTTACCAGCCCTAAAAGCAGTATTAGAAGATATAGGCTCATTTAAACCAGATCAGGTCTATTGCCTTGGAGATTTAACCGATGCTGCACCATGGCATAATGAAGTAATTGAATTGATTCAAGAACTGAATATTCCTACCATTATGGGGAACCACGATGAGCGCATCGCTTTTGATCATCCAGTTCATTCACTCTCCAAACACAGTTTAGCAGAACAAAAAGCACGTTTAGCCGCAATTAATTTTACAAAGCAGGACATTACAGCCGCCAACAAAGCTTTTTTGTCCACATTACCTGCCACACTGAAAATTGAACTGCAAGGTTTGCATATTTTATTGGTTCACGGCAGCCCTAATAGCAATGAAGAGTATCTTTATGAAGATGCCGATGAAAGCAGGCTTCGCCAGCTGTTTGAGCAGGAGCAGGTGGATGTCATCCTATCAGGACATACCCACCTTTCTTACCTCCGGTATCTGCCAGGATCCAATAACCAGCAACCGAAATTAATGATCAATGCAGGATCTGTAGGCCGTTCAAAAGAAAAAGACAGAAAAGCAGCTTACCTGCAATTAGAAAGTATCGCCGGTATTTCTGGAATTCAGGCTTTGAAACCTGTGATTCGAAAAGTAGCCTACCCAATGGAAGAAACCATTGTAGGAATTCGCAATAGCCCGATCCCTGATTTTTATGCAGATTTCTTTGAAAAAGAACACGCTTAA
- a CDS encoding murein hydrolase activator EnvC family protein, with amino-acid sequence MKLQKLFLILLFTSISTLVFAQTSAELKRNKEAIQREIELLQKNLNETSSNKRLTLGQIRTVNAKIRLMQNKIAVINSEVKNLDNQIHENSNEVRSLKGQLGQLKKEYASMIRFAQRNQNAYEKMMFIFAADDFNQAYKRIKYLQQFGQYRKKQADYLQGTQKNIEYKIGVLDKNLKEKSTLLTEQEHEQVKLSKNKSEQAVMLNQISRQEKQFKQDLAARKRKQADIDRAIRNAIQKEIELARKKAEEEERLANQKAIAEGRPVAAVKEKTNSSYLTASPEAAKLSAGFENNRGRLPWPVSQYSIVERFGAHTEGQASYNNDGINILTENGAAVKAVFEGKVLFVRELYGTFIVALIHGDYFTIYQNLKSVSVAKGDKVETKQTLGIVASKEDGPVLHFEIMRGQNKLNPEAWIAK; translated from the coding sequence ATGAAGCTTCAGAAATTATTCTTAATTCTACTATTTACCTCTATCAGTACCCTTGTTTTTGCACAAACCAGTGCAGAATTGAAAAGGAATAAAGAAGCCATCCAAAGGGAAATTGAATTGCTGCAGAAAAACTTAAATGAAACCTCCAGTAATAAGCGATTGACGCTTGGGCAAATCAGAACGGTAAATGCAAAGATCCGTTTGATGCAGAATAAAATTGCAGTAATCAACTCGGAAGTGAAAAATCTGGACAATCAGATTCATGAAAACAGCAATGAAGTACGGAGCTTAAAAGGACAACTGGGGCAGTTAAAGAAAGAATATGCGAGCATGATCCGCTTTGCACAGCGGAACCAGAATGCTTATGAAAAGATGATGTTCATATTTGCGGCCGATGATTTCAACCAGGCCTATAAAAGGATTAAATATTTGCAGCAATTTGGTCAGTATCGCAAGAAACAAGCTGATTATCTACAAGGAACGCAAAAAAACATAGAGTATAAGATCGGTGTGCTCGATAAGAATTTGAAAGAGAAAAGTACTTTGCTGACGGAGCAGGAGCACGAACAAGTCAAACTGAGCAAGAATAAGTCTGAGCAGGCGGTAATGTTAAATCAAATCAGCCGACAAGAGAAGCAGTTCAAGCAGGATCTGGCAGCCAGAAAAAGAAAACAGGCTGATATTGACCGTGCCATTAGAAATGCCATTCAGAAAGAGATCGAACTTGCCAGAAAAAAAGCGGAAGAAGAAGAGCGTCTGGCCAATCAAAAGGCAATTGCAGAAGGTCGTCCCGTAGCTGCAGTAAAAGAAAAAACCAATTCCAGTTACCTGACTGCTTCCCCTGAAGCGGCAAAACTTTCTGCAGGTTTTGAAAACAATAGAGGACGTTTACCATGGCCAGTGAGTCAATATTCTATTGTAGAGCGCTTTGGTGCCCATACTGAAGGTCAGGCTTCCTATAACAATGACGGGATTAATATCCTAACGGAGAACGGAGCTGCTGTAAAGGCGGTTTTTGAAGGCAAGGTGTTATTCGTTAGAGAGTTATACGGGACATTTATTGTCGCCCTGATCCATGGCGATTACTTCACCATTTATCAGAATCTGAAATCGGTAAGTGTGGCTAAAGGCGATAAAGTGGAAACCAAACAAACCCTTGGTATTGTGGCTTCTAAAGAAGATGGACCTGTGCTTCATTTTGAAATTATGAGGGGTCAGAATAAACTCAACCCTGAAGCCTGGATCGCAAAATAA
- the metN gene encoding methionine ABC transporter ATP-binding protein MetN: MIELRNITKTFFQKTRAITALSEVSLIVPEGKIFGVIGSSGAGKSTLIRCVNLLEKPSSGAVIVDRQNLMDLSPKELAKARRHIGMIFQHFNLLSSRTVFENVAFSLELDHTPKAEIEKRVTELLALVGLDEKHHDYPVNLSGGQKQRVAIARTLASNPKVLLCDEATSALDPATTKSILALLKDINKRLNITILLITHEMEVVKDICDEVAVISEGKLIEQGAVSEIFSHPKTELAKAFIASALSLDIPADYKERLVASPATNKRPLLKLEFTGQSVDDPVLSEVARLFQIDSNVISARMDYAGGIKFGVMLIEVFGTQENSLQAIEFYKSKNIKVEVIGYV, translated from the coding sequence ATGATTGAATTAAGAAATATAACAAAAACATTTTTCCAGAAAACCAGAGCGATCACTGCCCTATCCGAGGTTTCCTTAATTGTACCTGAAGGTAAAATCTTCGGGGTGATCGGAAGCTCAGGAGCTGGAAAAAGCACCCTGATCCGTTGTGTAAACCTGCTTGAAAAACCAAGCTCAGGAGCAGTAATCGTGGATCGACAAAACCTGATGGATCTTTCGCCGAAAGAACTGGCAAAAGCCAGAAGACATATAGGAATGATTTTCCAGCATTTCAACCTGCTATCCTCACGCACTGTTTTCGAGAATGTTGCTTTTTCCCTGGAATTAGACCATACCCCAAAAGCGGAGATAGAGAAAAGGGTGACTGAATTGCTTGCCTTGGTTGGTTTGGATGAAAAACACCATGACTATCCGGTAAACTTATCCGGCGGACAAAAACAGCGGGTAGCCATTGCCAGAACACTGGCCAGCAATCCTAAAGTACTACTTTGTGATGAGGCCACGAGTGCCTTAGATCCTGCAACAACCAAATCTATTCTCGCTTTATTGAAAGACATCAATAAACGGCTGAACATCACCATACTGCTCATTACGCATGAAATGGAGGTTGTTAAAGACATTTGCGATGAAGTGGCGGTCATTTCTGAAGGAAAATTAATTGAACAGGGTGCGGTGAGTGAAATATTCTCTCATCCAAAAACGGAACTGGCGAAGGCGTTCATTGCCTCTGCTTTGAGCCTGGACATCCCAGCAGACTATAAAGAGAGACTGGTTGCCTCCCCTGCAACCAACAAACGTCCATTATTGAAGCTTGAATTTACCGGACAATCAGTAGATGATCCGGTATTGTCTGAAGTTGCGCGTCTTTTCCAGATCGACAGCAATGTAATCAGTGCAAGAATGGACTATGCCGGAGGGATTAAATTTGGTGTCATGCTGATTGAAGTCTTCGGTACACAAGAAAACAGCCTTCAGGCCATAGAATTTTATAAAAGTAAAAACATTAAAGTAGAGGTAATAGGTTATGTCTGA
- a CDS encoding GNAT family N-acetyltransferase has translation MKHKGLNFNFERPPVLETERLLLREQTKEDALAVFKLRSDEEVMKYVPLARPTSINDIYTLMDEVHEGFLKEENLGWAITLKEAPDVLIGFIGFPKFDFANFRAEVGYLLAPGFWGKGITTEALAMIKKFGFEELGLHSIYAMIDPDHIASAKVLLKQGFVKEAHFKEDFYFNGEFLDSQIYSILKSADK, from the coding sequence ATGAAGCATAAAGGATTGAACTTTAATTTTGAAAGACCGCCGGTTCTGGAAACAGAGCGGCTATTATTGAGGGAGCAGACTAAAGAAGATGCGCTCGCTGTTTTTAAATTGAGGAGTGATGAAGAGGTGATGAAATATGTTCCATTAGCCAGACCAACCTCTATAAATGATATCTATACTTTGATGGATGAGGTTCATGAAGGTTTTTTGAAAGAAGAAAACCTGGGCTGGGCCATCACTTTAAAAGAAGCACCAGATGTATTAATTGGCTTTATTGGTTTTCCAAAATTTGATTTTGCCAATTTTCGTGCAGAGGTAGGGTATTTGCTGGCTCCAGGATTTTGGGGTAAAGGCATCACTACAGAGGCATTGGCGATGATAAAAAAGTTTGGTTTCGAAGAACTGGGCTTACATTCTATCTACGCAATGATTGATCCTGATCACATTGCCTCTGCTAAAGTATTGCTTAAGCAGGGATTTGTTAAAGAGGCTCATTTTAAGGAAGATTTCTATTTTAATGGTGAGTTTTTAGACAGCCAGATTTACAGCATATTGAAGTCTGCAGACAAATAA
- a CDS encoding outer membrane beta-barrel protein: MLNSLRKIIHYLTILFFMACSDTTSAQNVLSGSIKGTLLDENKVTIPFASIFLRLETDSLIYKRQVGAENGTFFIAGLKEGKYLLEIKAMGYEDLKKRGLTIDQKNTLIDIGMILLIPSSKSLSEVTITGRPPLIERRADKIIVNIDDQLQSSPSILEVMNKLPGVQVNPINDQISLNGRVIQIYIDGKATPLSSDALAGLLKGMSPASIQKIELIANPSAKYEAAAGSGIINIIRKRNYKAGLNGNVFANIGQGAYGKQVGGLNLNYKGEDFNVLLNTNYNYNKYYFDTNVITDFLDINGQKGDQTGSGIKSIRNNRIYIPTLGLDFYLSRKSTLSFTTIQNIQRFHKDAISSPLLVDQSADEQELFLTQQRTKTMNSSYSLHFLRQIDTLGKELTADFDWYDYDSRTGNNNTNLSYSSHSMSLNTFKSFLDQDRKYKMYAAKVDYTHPFGSKRKIELGLKTSFVRSDNENQLFRESAGMNILDPTQNDHFKYTEMINAVYTTFSQDGKQFSYQIGLRGENTVGNGLQSELNMNTNRQYFQLFPSLNLDYRLNAHHTLNLTLNKNINRPTYENLNPLIRILDANHYLQGNPELKPAVAYHASLTYSHKNALYGTIAYTYTKNDFTSFSRIYEDNDMVSTRPENNRYTQYFSAHVAYNKQINICWYNSIVLSYNQRTYKAEFNGYELNSAGIPGFRANSYQVFSLTKKFSLLFLLIYNGKFQERNLINDPSFIFTAGLSQKLFKNKGTLAFNVTDIFESYKSRYSQNSGAIHQVWENKIETRIGRLSFSYNFGGAIKNRISNRDTEEVRKRTNTVEN; the protein is encoded by the coding sequence ATGCTCAACTCATTAAGAAAAATCATTCACTACCTCACTATCTTGTTTTTTATGGCTTGTAGTGATACGACCTCCGCCCAAAATGTACTTTCAGGAAGCATTAAAGGAACCCTGCTGGATGAAAATAAAGTCACTATCCCTTTTGCCTCTATATTTCTTAGACTGGAAACCGATAGCCTGATTTATAAGCGTCAGGTAGGAGCAGAAAATGGTACTTTCTTTATTGCCGGGTTAAAAGAGGGAAAGTACCTGCTGGAAATTAAAGCCATGGGATACGAAGATTTAAAAAAAAGAGGATTGACTATCGATCAAAAGAACACTTTAATTGATATAGGAATGATACTGCTCATTCCATCTTCAAAAAGCCTTTCAGAAGTTACCATTACAGGTCGGCCTCCATTAATAGAAAGAAGAGCAGATAAAATTATTGTCAACATTGACGATCAACTGCAATCCAGTCCTTCCATCCTGGAAGTCATGAACAAACTACCCGGTGTACAGGTTAACCCGATTAATGATCAGATTAGTTTGAACGGGAGGGTCATTCAGATCTATATCGATGGGAAAGCGACTCCTTTGAGCTCAGACGCGCTTGCCGGCTTACTCAAAGGGATGTCACCGGCCAGTATTCAAAAGATTGAATTGATAGCCAACCCTTCAGCTAAGTATGAGGCCGCAGCCGGCTCCGGGATTATCAATATCATTAGAAAAAGAAACTATAAGGCTGGATTAAATGGAAACGTTTTTGCCAACATCGGACAAGGAGCGTATGGGAAGCAAGTAGGCGGATTAAACCTGAATTACAAAGGAGAGGATTTTAATGTACTGTTAAATACCAATTACAACTACAATAAATACTACTTTGATACGAATGTGATCACTGATTTCCTGGATATCAATGGTCAGAAAGGGGATCAAACCGGCTCAGGAATTAAAAGTATAAGGAATAATCGGATCTACATCCCAACACTTGGACTGGATTTTTACCTCTCCAGGAAATCAACACTTTCTTTTACGACGATTCAAAATATCCAGCGTTTTCATAAAGATGCGATATCCTCTCCTTTATTGGTAGATCAATCTGCTGATGAACAAGAGTTGTTTTTAACCCAACAGCGCACAAAAACGATGAATTCTTCTTACAGTCTGCATTTTTTACGACAAATTGATACTTTGGGAAAAGAACTGACCGCAGATTTTGATTGGTATGATTATGACAGTCGGACGGGAAACAACAATACCAACCTGAGCTATAGCAGCCATTCAATGTCCCTGAACACCTTCAAATCTTTTCTGGATCAGGATCGAAAATACAAGATGTATGCCGCAAAAGTAGATTATACGCATCCCTTTGGATCAAAACGCAAAATAGAACTGGGCTTGAAAACAAGTTTTGTCAGGTCTGATAATGAGAACCAGCTTTTCAGAGAAAGCGCAGGAATGAATATTTTGGATCCAACGCAAAATGATCATTTCAAATACACAGAAATGATCAACGCGGTATATACCACTTTTAGTCAGGATGGGAAGCAGTTTTCTTATCAAATAGGACTGCGTGGGGAAAATACGGTGGGGAATGGATTACAGTCTGAACTGAATATGAATACCAACCGTCAATATTTTCAGCTGTTCCCCTCGCTTAATTTGGATTACAGGCTCAATGCTCATCATACCTTGAATTTGACTTTAAATAAGAACATCAACAGGCCTACTTATGAGAATCTTAATCCTTTGATCAGGATCCTTGACGCTAATCATTACTTGCAGGGAAATCCGGAGCTGAAACCCGCAGTTGCTTACCATGCCTCATTAACCTATAGCCATAAGAACGCGCTTTATGGGACCATTGCCTACACTTATACTAAAAATGATTTTACCTCCTTTTCCAGGATTTATGAGGATAATGACATGGTCAGTACCAGACCAGAGAACAACAGGTATACGCAGTATTTTTCTGCCCATGTGGCTTACAATAAACAAATCAATATCTGCTGGTACAATTCAATCGTGCTCAGTTATAACCAGCGGACTTATAAGGCGGAGTTTAATGGGTATGAATTGAATAGTGCCGGGATTCCAGGATTTAGGGCCAATTCCTATCAGGTCTTTTCACTGACGAAAAAATTCTCTTTGTTGTTTTTATTGATTTATAATGGGAAATTTCAGGAGCGTAACCTGATCAACGATCCTTCTTTTATTTTCACCGCAGGGCTGAGTCAGAAGCTCTTCAAAAATAAAGGGACGCTGGCCTTTAATGTGACCGATATTTTTGAGAGCTACAAATCCAGGTACAGCCAAAACTCTGGGGCAATCCATCAGGTATGGGAAAATAAAATTGAGACCCGGATCGGCAGACTCTCATTCAGCTATAATTTTGGAGGAGCGATAAAGAATAGAATCAGCAACAGAGATACGGAAGAGGTGAGGAAGCGTACAAATACGGTAGAGAATTGA
- the metQ gene encoding methionine ABC transporter substrate-binding lipoprotein MetQ — MNTKIKFIAALALLTSSVALFSCSRTAKNDDPNYIQVGVESGPEYSLAEAAKKVAKEKYGLQVDLVQFNDYVMPNEALQQGDIDVNVFQNKPYLDVQSKQRGYKFAIVGNTFVFPLAGYSKKIKSLSELKDGSTVIIPNDATNGGRALLLMEKFDLIKLKDGVGLLPTVNDIVGNPKKLKIVELEAPQLPRALDDQNVTIAIINNTFAAPIGLSPEKDGLFVEAKDSPYVNNIVAREDNKNAEKVLKFVKAYQSLEVEKAAQEAFKGGAIKGW, encoded by the coding sequence ATGAATACAAAAATCAAATTTATCGCGGCATTAGCCCTTCTAACGAGTTCAGTAGCCCTATTCAGCTGCAGCCGTACGGCAAAAAACGACGACCCTAACTATATCCAGGTAGGTGTAGAATCTGGTCCGGAGTATAGTTTAGCAGAAGCAGCAAAGAAAGTTGCAAAAGAAAAATACGGTCTGCAAGTTGACTTGGTGCAATTTAACGACTATGTAATGCCAAATGAGGCCCTTCAGCAAGGAGATATTGATGTCAATGTTTTCCAAAACAAACCTTATCTGGATGTACAATCAAAACAACGCGGGTATAAATTTGCGATCGTAGGAAATACATTTGTTTTCCCATTGGCAGGTTATTCCAAAAAGATCAAATCTTTATCAGAGCTTAAAGATGGCAGCACGGTGATCATTCCTAATGATGCTACTAATGGCGGAAGAGCTTTGTTGTTGATGGAGAAATTTGACCTGATCAAACTAAAAGACGGTGTTGGGCTTCTACCTACCGTAAATGACATCGTAGGTAATCCTAAAAAACTTAAAATTGTAGAGTTAGAGGCTCCGCAGCTGCCAAGGGCTTTGGATGACCAGAATGTAACAATTGCCATCATCAACAATACCTTTGCTGCACCAATTGGCTTAAGTCCTGAAAAAGATGGTTTATTTGTGGAAGCAAAGGATTCTCCTTACGTCAATAACATCGTAGCCAGAGAAGACAATAAGAACGCAGAGAAAGTATTAAAATTTGTCAAAGCATACCAAAGTTTAGAAGTAGAGAAAGCTGCACAGGAAGCCTTTAAAGGCGGTGCGATTAAAGGCTGGTAA
- a CDS encoding BlaI/MecI/CopY family transcriptional regulator codes for MEVKDLTKAEEQLMQLLWKLDKAFVKELIAELPEPKPAYNTTSTIIRILEGKGLIGYEAFGRTHRYFPLISKVDYTRYQAQKLLTDYFENSIQDMFSFFMKEQKMNKKEVDELLKIIDHIKD; via the coding sequence ATGGAAGTTAAGGACTTGACAAAAGCAGAAGAACAGCTGATGCAGCTGCTTTGGAAGCTGGATAAAGCATTTGTAAAAGAGTTGATTGCGGAATTGCCAGAGCCTAAGCCTGCTTATAACACCACATCTACCATCATCAGGATTCTGGAAGGAAAAGGTTTAATTGGTTATGAAGCTTTCGGTAGAACACACCGATATTTTCCACTCATTAGTAAAGTCGACTATACCCGCTATCAAGCCCAGAAATTGCTGACGGATTATTTTGAGAATTCTATTCAGGATATGTTTTCTTTTTTCATGAAGGAGCAGAAAATGAATAAGAAGGAAGTAGATGAACTCCTGAAAATTATAGACCATATCAAAGATTAG
- a CDS encoding alkaline phosphatase, with product MKKSIIAFCLLCAGLGVNAQVKNVKHVVLIGCDGLGAYAIPDAQMPHLKKLMETGASSLQARSVLPSSSAVNWASMLMGAGPTEHGYTEWGSKTPEIPSVTTTKYGIFPSIFSVIRAQKPNAKTAVIYSWPGIGPLVETDAISIVVPGNDKDDFCADTTASIIKREKPYFTFVHFDEPDHTGHEIGHRTPAYYEQLKKVDERIGKIVQAVKDAGIEKETIIIVSADHGGTGKGHGGKTLDEVQIPWVINGVGVKKNHQIKDIIITYDTAATLAWIMGLKAPQSWRGKAVSDSFSK from the coding sequence ATGAAAAAATCAATTATTGCCTTTTGTTTGCTTTGCGCGGGTTTGGGCGTCAATGCACAAGTAAAAAATGTGAAACATGTAGTCTTAATTGGCTGCGATGGCCTGGGTGCTTATGCCATTCCGGATGCACAAATGCCCCATCTTAAAAAGTTAATGGAAACCGGAGCTTCCAGTCTGCAGGCGAGATCTGTCCTTCCTTCTTCGAGTGCTGTAAACTGGGCCTCCATGCTTATGGGTGCCGGTCCAACAGAACACGGCTATACGGAATGGGGAAGTAAAACACCTGAAATCCCTTCGGTAACGACCACTAAGTATGGTATTTTCCCTTCTATTTTTAGTGTCATCAGAGCGCAGAAGCCGAATGCAAAAACCGCAGTTATTTATAGCTGGCCAGGAATTGGTCCATTGGTAGAAACAGATGCCATCAGTATTGTCGTTCCCGGAAATGATAAAGATGATTTTTGTGCAGACACGACTGCATCGATTATAAAAAGAGAAAAACCATACTTCACTTTCGTTCATTTTGATGAACCAGACCATACTGGTCATGAAATTGGCCACCGTACTCCGGCTTATTATGAGCAATTGAAAAAAGTAGATGAAAGGATCGGAAAAATCGTGCAGGCGGTAAAAGATGCTGGAATTGAAAAAGAAACGATCATTATTGTTTCTGCTGATCATGGAGGTACTGGTAAAGGTCATGGTGGTAAAACACTGGACGAAGTACAAATTCCATGGGTGATTAATGGTGTTGGAGTGAAGAAAAATCACCAGATCAAGGATATTATTATCACTTATGATACCGCAGCAACATTGGCCTGGATTATGGGATTAAAAGCTCCGCAAAGCTGGAGAGGTAAAGCAGTGAGCGATAGTTTCAGCAAATAA
- a CDS encoding M56 family metallopeptidase has protein sequence MSLAVFLFQSNFCLLVFYSFYRLFLYKETFFLWNRVYLISTLCFALFSAILRFEWLSRSSVSRELQSKMLDVVVQGRVGAGTDFDWMQWTYRLYFLGAMLSMLWFLYKLWILKSRLENPQTGQAFSFFGFKRIDSALPDFEMINRHEEVHIRQFHSIDVLLMELAAVLLWFNPVIYLYKSSIKNIHEYLADEAAAEFEGSKRNYALLLLHKAMGLSPDLTNSFLRQSEIKKRLLMLQRERSDKRALWKYLWLVPLLSSLLFFSSAIKETKSQVKIASRLKEKTAPAEFGKEDNVKQDDGEKENEQKGKDADNYGAEFPGGLSKFTGYLIAETKYPKAEFNKGLEGSVIVSFVVEKDGAITEVVVKKGISPALDKEAIRVISNSPNWIPGKQNGTPVRIKHDIRLNFKR, from the coding sequence ATGAGTTTAGCCGTCTTCTTGTTCCAAAGCAATTTTTGCCTCCTTGTTTTTTATTCATTTTATAGACTGTTCCTTTACAAGGAAACATTTTTCTTATGGAATAGGGTATACCTGATCAGTACCCTGTGTTTTGCGCTTTTCTCAGCAATTCTTCGTTTTGAATGGCTGAGCAGAAGTTCGGTCAGTAGGGAGCTGCAATCAAAAATGTTGGATGTAGTAGTACAAGGCAGGGTTGGAGCAGGCACAGATTTCGACTGGATGCAATGGACTTATAGACTGTATTTTCTTGGGGCAATGCTTTCGATGCTATGGTTCCTGTATAAATTGTGGATCCTGAAAAGTAGGTTGGAGAATCCTCAAACAGGGCAGGCCTTTTCTTTTTTCGGTTTTAAGCGGATAGATTCTGCGCTCCCGGATTTTGAAATGATTAACCGACATGAAGAAGTTCATATTCGGCAATTTCATAGCATAGATGTTTTATTGATGGAGCTTGCAGCAGTGCTGCTATGGTTTAACCCGGTTATTTATTTATACAAGTCAAGCATTAAAAATATCCATGAGTACCTGGCAGATGAGGCTGCGGCCGAGTTTGAAGGCAGTAAAAGGAATTACGCATTGCTGTTACTGCATAAAGCGATGGGCTTAAGTCCGGATCTGACAAACTCTTTTCTCCGCCAGTCGGAGATTAAAAAGAGACTACTCATGCTGCAGAGAGAAAGATCTGACAAACGAGCTTTATGGAAATACCTATGGCTGGTTCCCTTGCTTTCCAGTTTGCTATTCTTTTCTTCCGCCATAAAAGAGACTAAAAGCCAGGTTAAGATTGCGAGTCGGCTGAAAGAGAAAACTGCTCCTGCTGAATTTGGAAAAGAAGATAATGTAAAACAAGATGATGGAGAAAAGGAAAATGAGCAGAAAGGAAAAGATGCAGATAATTATGGAGCGGAATTTCCAGGTGGATTATCCAAATTTACAGGATATCTGATTGCAGAGACCAAATACCCGAAAGCGGAGTTTAACAAAGGATTGGAAGGTAGCGTAATCGTCTCTTTTGTAGTGGAAAAAGATGGGGCCATTACGGAAGTTGTAGTAAAAAAGGGGATCAGTCCTGCGTTAGATAAAGAAGCAATACGGGTGATCAGCAACTCTCCAAATTGGATTCCTGGAAAGCAAAATGGTACTCCTGTTAGGATTAAGCATGATATTAGACTGAATTTTAAACGTTGA
- the metI gene encoding methionine ABC transporter permease MetI: protein MSDSMILLLAKGAWETIVMTFVSGFFGFLIGLPTGVLLFMTRKGQVLEHKTFNHTISIVVNIFRSIPFIILIVWMIPFTRALVGTSIGVEAAIVPLSIGAAPFIARLIENSLIEVPGGLVEAARAMGATPFQIVYKVLLPEALPSILNSASVTLITLVGYSAMGGAVGAGGLGQIGYQYGYVGYDVVVMNTVLLLLIALVFIIQFLGDFIAKRVDHR, encoded by the coding sequence ATGTCTGATTCAATGATTTTGCTCCTTGCTAAAGGAGCCTGGGAAACCATCGTCATGACTTTTGTTTCCGGATTTTTCGGTTTCTTAATTGGCTTACCTACGGGTGTGCTGTTATTTATGACCAGAAAAGGACAGGTTTTAGAACATAAAACCTTCAACCATACCATTTCTATTGTAGTGAACATCTTTCGTTCCATTCCCTTCATCATTTTGATCGTTTGGATGATTCCTTTCACCAGAGCATTGGTAGGTACTTCTATTGGGGTAGAAGCTGCAATTGTCCCTTTGAGCATTGGCGCTGCCCCTTTTATCGCCAGATTGATAGAAAATAGCCTGATCGAGGTTCCTGGCGGATTGGTAGAAGCTGCAAGAGCAATGGGCGCCACTCCTTTCCAGATTGTTTATAAGGTATTGCTACCAGAAGCCCTTCCTTCCATCCTCAACAGCGCATCTGTTACCCTGATTACCCTGGTGGGTTATTCTGCAATGGGTGGTGCCGTTGGTGCCGGCGGACTTGGCCAGATCGGCTATCAATATGGATATGTAGGTTACGATGTGGTAGTGATGAACACCGTATTACTCCTATTAATTGCATTGGTGTTTATCATTCAGTTTCTGGGTGATTTTATCGCTAAAAGAGTTGACCATAGGTAG